The DNA region GTTTTCGGGGAAATTGATATCGTCGAAGTCGGTTGTCATTGTTAGATTGAAATTGCGTATCTGTGACACGCTTTCGCCAAAGATATACCACCATTCGTCTGAACCCTGGGACTTGTACGAAATCTCCACAGTTTGCTGCTGACCGGGACGCAACGTGGACGTACTTTGTATTTTTCCATTCACGGGATTCAGACATTCAACGCTATCGCCGTTTCTCTTCATCATAAAGTCATCGTAAATACCATCCACCACTGGAAACGGGTAATGAAAATTGACGCCCTTTTCTTTGTTATATCTATTAGTAAAGGAGTACTTTGCGTAGAACGTCACAACGTATGTTGAATACCATAGTAGTCCTTTCTTGCGGTGTTCGAGATGAAGATCGACGTTCAGACTTGATGAATCCAGAAATGTCGGAACGTGACTGACAGTCTCAAGCGTGTCAATTACTTCCTTACCATCCTCCCACTTTTCCTGAATCTTCCGCACTATTTCAATCGTGAATACATCAGGTGCATGTTGCTTCTGAACGTCTCCCCACAGTTGTCCAACTTCTTTCCTTAACTTCTGATCCTGACTTGACGTGCGGAGATTGGTTGACATTCCCAGAATCAACCACGCCAGACTCGTGAACACGAAGATAAAAGCAACCGC from Candidatus Zixiibacteriota bacterium includes:
- a CDS encoding inner membrane CreD family protein — encoded protein: MAKRIGAVAFIFVFTSLAWLILGMSTNLRTSSQDQKLRKEVGQLWGDVQKQHAPDVFTIEIVRKIQEKWEDGKEVIDTLETVSHVPTFLDSSSLNVDLHLEHRKKGLLWYSTYVVTFYAKYSFTNRYNKEKGVNFHYPFPVVDGIYDDFMMKRNGDSVECLNPVNGKIQSTSTLRPGQQQTVEISYKSQGSDEWWYIFGESVSQIRNFNLTMTTDFDDINFPENSISPTAKEKTDTGWRLKWDYSNLISGIQIGMEMPRKLNPGPFVSRVSFFAPVSLFFFFFIIFLITTLKNINLHPMNYFFIAAAFFAFHLLLAYLVDHVDIHLACAICSVVSIFLVISYMRLVVGLRFALIETGVSQFVYLVLFSYAFFLEGYTGLAITISSIVTLFIVMQFTGRIDWTKQKFGTEKKPAR